The genome window CCTGATAGGTCGCAATCCATTTCATACTTTTTATAATGCCACCTGTTTCCTCCATCACTTCTCTGTGTGCTGCTTGAATTGTAGTTTCGCCCATTTCTCTCTTTCCACCTGGAAACTCCAATCCACGTTCCTTATGTTTTGTTAATAACCATTGATCTTTATACTGGCAGATAACTAATACATGTCTTGATTCTTCATTCCATTCATTTTTTACGAATGAAAGTTTCACTAAATTGTTATTTTGATCATAAAATATTTCCATACCTACTCCATTATTATGTATTATTAATATAAGTAGCTTGCATACTAAAGCAAACAGCTGTCATTAACCTGATTTACTGTCTATTATTATCATAGCAAATACTACCATTGAAACTGGAGTTTTTTCCACTAAAATAGGGTATATTTTTTATAGAAGACAGTTTTCTTAATGATATTTATTTTTCAGGATGAATTTTCACGTAATGTAATTAGAAAGGCTTATGAATTTTTGTATCATTCTTTAACATAATGTTCACATAATAACTAGTAATAATAGGATGTTATCATATATAATACGGTTAAATAAAACGGTTACATTTAAAACTGGCTGAAAACTAGGAGGAAACAATAATGAAAATTGTAGATGAACTATATAACTTATATAAAAATAAATTAACTGGTGATGAAGAAGATATCGATATGCTTGCCTTTGCTTTTTTAGAGGAAATGAGTAGAGAAGATTTATTACATATCATCCAAGAATTAAATGAACAAGAATTATATGATTTAATGGGTCTTTATTTAATTGAAAGTTTAAAGGGTAAATTCGCAAGTGAAGATTATCGAAAACCGAATAACCCAATCTTTACCCATCGAAATCTCCATTAATTTTCTATAAAAAGGCTGTTTGACATCCCAAACACAAAAGTTTAGGATAGCAAACAGCCTTTTTTATTATGGATTTGTTATATAATCAAATATGTTTTTCCCAATCAAAGTAGCTGAGACCAAGACAAATAATATTTTTACATATTTAGACCCTTTTGCAATAGCTACTTTAGAGCCAATGTATGCTCCAAAAATCATAGCAATCCCCATCACTATTCCATATAAATAATACACAGAATCATAACATAAAAAAACAATAAGTGCTGTAAGATTACTTCCAAAGTTAAGAACTTTAGCATTTCCCGCAGATTCGACAAAATCAAATCCCATCAGGAGAAAGGAAAATAAAAAGAACGAACCAGTTCCTCCTCCTAAAAAACCATCATAGAATCCTATTAATGGTACAATAAATAGAGCAAACAAGAGTTTCTTTTTCGTCATCCCGTTATATGTAGAATGTAATCCCCATTCTTTTTTCGTAAGAGTATAAATGGTCACCATAATTAAAACAGCAAGAATCAGCGGCTTTAGTGATTCTGATGGGATTTTTTGTACTACATAAACTCCAATTGCAGAACCAATAATGGAAAGAGGTAAGAGTTTTGATAGTAACTTTTTATCTGTTTTTCCATTCCTTATAAAAGAGAGCGAGCTTGTTAATGAGCCCATAGTGGAAGCAAGTTTATTTGTTCCTAACGCAATCTGTGGCGGAAGTCCTGTGAATAATAGTGCAGGCAATGAGATTAGTCCACCGCCGCCAACTACGGAATCAATAAATGCTGCAATAAATCCAGCACCAATTAAAAAGAGTAGCATACCAAGATGTAATTCTTCCATAAAAGCTCCTTACTTTAATTCGTTTTCCATTCCAACATAAAGCTTAAATCTTTGGTGAAATTTAAATCAGCAGTCTTGAGGTAAAAATAATATATCTTGCACAAACAACTTTGTTAATTATTTATTAAGTAAATACTTCTTGTTTTATCTTTACATTATCACATTAAAGAAAAAAGGGAAATTCTTCTTATTTAAAATAAATACAAAATAGTACAAAGTTTTACCCTTTTACCCTATAATTATACAGGATATTAGTTTTAGAGCAGTCATATACACATTCTATCTTATTTTATCGCACATATTATTGCTTTTTTTGTGAGAAAGGACAAAATTCGATGCACATCTATTCAATTGTT of Niallia circulans contains these proteins:
- the ytkD gene encoding RNA deprotection pyrophosphohydrolase codes for the protein MEIFYDQNNNLVKLSFVKNEWNEESRHVLVICQYKDQWLLTKHKERGLEFPGGKREMGETTIQAAHREVMEETGGIIKSMKWIATYQVFGEVPFLKDVFFARISHLTSKEDYLETDGPVLITGNIITKRWNESFSFIMKDEVIQFCIAYIENELLSK
- a CDS encoding DUF6154 family protein, with protein sequence MKIVDELYNLYKNKLTGDEEDIDMLAFAFLEEMSREDLLHIIQELNEQELYDLMGLYLIESLKGKFASEDYRKPNNPIFTHRNLH
- a CDS encoding sulfite exporter TauE/SafE family protein, with protein sequence MEELHLGMLLFLIGAGFIAAFIDSVVGGGGLISLPALLFTGLPPQIALGTNKLASTMGSLTSSLSFIRNGKTDKKLLSKLLPLSIIGSAIGVYVVQKIPSESLKPLILAVLIMVTIYTLTKKEWGLHSTYNGMTKKKLLFALFIVPLIGFYDGFLGGGTGSFFLFSFLLMGFDFVESAGNAKVLNFGSNLTALIVFLCYDSVYYLYGIVMGIAMIFGAYIGSKVAIAKGSKYVKILFVLVSATLIGKNIFDYITNP